One genomic segment of Canis lupus baileyi chromosome 9, mCanLup2.hap1, whole genome shotgun sequence includes these proteins:
- the LOC140640635 gene encoding olfactory receptor 2H1-like, which produces MGQDPFTVLLDSVCRHFTKNYFYIPQGYWWTLDRCANGTVPDGFILLGFSGNPRLEMTLFVVVSVFYTVTLVGNSTTILLCHLDPHLHTPMYFFLTHPSILDLCFTTSCIPQMLVNFWGSDKTISYLGCAAQLYIFLGLGAAECMLLLVMAFDRYLVVCRPLHYAVIVNPPLCHKLVSLVWVSEVFGTLVQSPTTMKLPFCLHHQVDDFVCEVPALIRLACGDTHVNELQISVIGVIFLMGTLLLILVSYSHIAQAVLAIQSQEGRSKAFHTCSSHLAVVFLFYCRVTAVYIQPRSHFSKKGGKFLNLFYTMVTPTLNPLIYTLRNKDMKGAFKRLFGKDRRASEE; this is translated from the exons ATGGGGCAAGATCCTTTTACTGTGCTGCTGGATTCGGTGTGCCGGCATTTTACTAAGAATTACTTCTATattcctcagggatattg GTGGACGTTGGACAGATGTGCCAATGGCACCGTCCCAGATGGCTTCATCCTCTTGGGTTTCTCGGGTAACCCCAGGCTGGAAATGACCCTGTTTGTGGTTGTGTCTGTGTTTTACACAGTCACCCTCGTGGGCAACAGCACCACCATACTCCTGTGTCACCTGgatccccacctccacacccccatgtacttcttcctcaccCACCCCTCCATCCTGGACCTCTGCTTTACCACCAGCTGCATCCCTCAGATGCTGGTCAATTTCTGGGGTTCAGACAAGACCATAAGCTATCTGGGATGCGCAGCCCAGCTCTACATCTTCCTGGGACTGGGAGCTGCAGAGTGCATGCTGCTGCTGGTCATGGCCTTTGATCGCTACTTGGTGGTGTGCCGCCCTCTGCACTATGCAGTTATTGTGAACCCACCTCTGTGTCACAAGTTGGTATCTCTGGTCTGGGTCAGTGAGGTTTTTGGCACATTGGTGCAGTCTCCCACTACCATGAAACTCCCCTTTTGCCTTCATCACCAGGTTGACGACTTTGTCTGTGAGGTTCCTGCACTGATACGCCTGGCCTGTGGAGACACCCACGTCAATGAGCTCCAGATCTCGGTGATTGGTGTCATCTTCCTGATGGGGACACTGCTGCTCATCCTTGTTTCATACAGCCACATTGCCCAGGCAGTGCTGGCCATCCAGTCCCAGGAAGGCAGGAGCAAGGCCTTCCACACCTGCTCTTCCCACCTGGCAGTCGTCTTTCTCTTCTACTGCAGGGTCACTGCTGTCTACATCCAACCTCGGAGTCACTTTTCAAAGAAGGGAGGGAAGTTCCTAAATCTTTTCTACACCATGGTGACCCCCACTCTCAACCCCCTCATCTATACTTTGAGGAACAAGGACATGAAGGGAGCTTTCAAGAGGCTCTTTGGGAAAGACAGAAGGGCCAGTGAAGAATGA